GCCGCGCGAAAAGTTCTAGATGGTTTGAGGCTGTCGCCCAACACCAACTAGACGACATTTGTAGGTATAGGACGCTGACAAGCGCGGATTGCCTACAAATATGAATGCGTCGTTCATGTCGCCCTCAGGATCGATAGCCGCTTTGACCGGTCGCGATCACAATAGGTTGTAGGCCTGCGGCCGGACACACACAACATGTTGACAATGCTCCGGAGCGGGCGCATATTCATATGGCACGCTGTGAAAATTGTCACTCGATAACCCGGAAGCGGTGATCGCCACGCTCTACCGATAGCCCATCCCGCACCCAAGACACCCTAAGCCCGCCACGAGCGGGCTTTTTTATGCTCGCTATCTGGCCGGCATACAAAAGCCTGTTTCGATTTGCCCAATACCCAATCGCGGACACGCAACGCGATAGAACCTTCGGCACAGCCGCGACGGTGAGGGCGCTTATCTCCTCCGATGCCCTGAATGGGGTATCTCGCATTGGCCTCGGCAAACCCGGGGCCTGTTTTATTTCAGGAGTCGCCATGGCACGCATCAACGAATCGGTGGCCGGCGGCGCGAACGTGCTGGCGTTTCTGGACATGATCGCCCGGGCCGAGATTGGCCCGGCGATGATGGCGGACCCGTTGGCCGACGACGGATATCGCGTGCTGGTCGGCTCGCTGCCGGGCAACGTGTGGGTGTTCACCGATTACGACGATCACCCGTTCGAGAAGCGCAAGGCGATCCAGTACTCGGACGGCGTGTATTCGTCGGCGGCGGGGCGG
The Salinisphaera sp. T31B1 genome window above contains:
- a CDS encoding glycoside hydrolase family 104 protein — translated: MLAIWPAYKSLFRFAQYPIADTQRDRTFGTAATVRALISSDALNGVSRIGLGKPGACFISGVAMARINESVAGGANVLAFLDMIARAEIGPAMMADPLADDGYRVLVGSLPGNVWVFTDYDDHPFEKRKAIQYSDGVYSSAAGRYQILVRYWPHYRDLLGLPDFGPVSQDRYAIHQFKERRALDDIIAGRVESAIRRCSNIWASMPGAGYKQREHKLATLLGAFEQAGGRIA